The following is a genomic window from Mya arenaria isolate MELC-2E11 chromosome 4, ASM2691426v1.
TAACTCGCACAAACATCTTGGTTTGAATATGCTGATACAGTGTGGGATAATTGTACAGACTAcgaaaaaaatgaacttcaaaaGATTCAAAATGAGGCCGGTAGAATCGTCTGTGGGGCTACAAAGCTAGTATCTATTTCCGTTCTTCACAAGGAACTGAGCTGGCCTACTCTTTCAGAAAGACGACTCAATCACAAACTATGTCTCTTCTATAAAATGGACAACGGCCTTGTACCTGAGTATTTATCATCCCTTACACCCCAAACTGTTGGTTCTCATAATTATCCACTACGCAATGCATCTAATACAAGAACGGTTATGTCACGTACTAGTTCTTACTTTTCCTCTTTCCTTCCTTCTTCTGTACGTGCATGGAATGAACTTTCTCGGGATGTGCGGGACAGCCCTTCTATTGCTTCTTTCAAGAGATCTATTTCAAATCAATCTTCAGTCTGCCCTCCATACTATTACAACGGTAGCCGTCGCTTGCAGGTACTCCACGCTCGACTGCGTACTAGTTGTAGTGCCCTTAACTATCACCtcttttgcaaaaacataataatttctgCTCTATGCGAATGTGGTGAAGTTGAAAGTAGCACTCACTTCTTCCTGCATTGTCCCTTGTATACGGATATTCGACAAACCTTAATTCGTGATATGTCTAGAATCACACGTGTTGACATTGATATCATTCTCAACGGTGATCCTACCCTTAACAACGAGAGCAACTCAAAAATCTTCAGTTTTGTTCATAGCTTCTTACAAAACTCGAAACGCTTCTGATTATGCTATATTCCCAGACTTGACCCTTTCTACCAAACGGTACAGGTACCCAACTATCATCAATCTAACTAtcatcaaacttacatatactCTCGCTCTGTCTACTTTTTTTCATCCATCCATCTTTTTTTTGTTACccaaatcatcatttttatacacTATTTCAAACGCTTTCTTTCGTTCTCTTAAGATAATATTCtgcatgttttcattaacaacatatatacatgtaattaaaattgTCTAACCTTCTCATTACTCTGCATAACGTGTAACTTAATTCTCACGGAGAGAAACtttataagctatgctttcgtttcaatccgattcaatatattaatgcaaatacttaaattatatttaacgtgtattatatgtatatagagatatgttgaataaaatatgtttaaaccaattatttaCAATAGCCGTGTCTTAATATAGCCGTTCATAAGATTACAAACGTACAATATAcaagacacaaatatctgtatttaaagtcgtgtatatgataacaaaaaacatgagctacatgaataacaaacaacatgacatatcaaaacataacaatgggcttgtgacctggaaataaaagcataaaagCACACAGTTTAAAATAGTTACACatattggaacaagtatttacaaaagttattccttattatatacatgcataGAGTTACAAAAAGTAAGACGGGTTAGAGCACtgaaaacagtgataacatcaactagttttCCGAGCTGTACGACCAGTGCACATGCGTATAGTTCAGCtagttaaaatatcattgtaaaatggttagttctttcGAGAGTAAATCTTAAAGAATAAtcgtatatatttaaacagcaAAATTTTAAGTAACACTACATACATGGGAATTACAGCATGGTACATTGTTGgtaaatatttatgattaaaaaagctTAATAGGAAAAATCTTTGGAATGTATTGCTAAGAGGaggtattatatttatcatgttatttaaatacTACTAGATTTTGCTGCtattatcagaaacagtagcatATAAAAGGCATTGTTGCTCCAATGATTCGGTCAATCCCTACCTACAGGTAATGATTCAAATTTCTTTTTGTCCACTgtcctgacaatatcagcacctGCCATTGTGttagaatgttaattgaaaatgcaaaaaaagttgtaaCACGTAACACGAAATCAAAGTACATGCCGAAAAAATATGCCACATCTTGTCTAGTGGTTGTAAgccatcccactgaaaacaGACCTTTTCCGTAGATAAAGGATAAACGATATTCAGTGAAACACTTTATAATTCTCAATTTCTgcctatttttaaattataaaagagTCATTGCCTGGCTGGCCCCAAAACAAAGAGCTCAGCCTATATTTAGTTGTTCTTACTGATGATTCATCtatacaattttcatatttcagaataaaattacatacgaaacaaaaaattatttaagaagcAATTTGATGtatcaacaagagctgtcgtaagacagcgcactcgactTCGCaactttgacttagaagtgaatacaataatgatgtaatattaccaagtttggtttcTTTATGCCAAACCtaattaaaattattcgatacgtAAGGTGATTTTGATGCTgcaagtcatttaaataacttgttttccctttatgaaaatgtgtttaagaatataaaaatgtgcctttcaaaagaaattaaaaaaatcaagggccataatttgtatttagggttaaaatggagttatgtttcttgttgtaagatggttgtaaataattttgaattttattaagtgcattgaatgaaaggtatagattttttttattgtaatcccaacttgcccttaactttaacttgcgtaaaactttaacctaagtcaatcaggggccataacttgtattaaagataatatggagttttgtaacctcattatgtgatggtcctgaacaactgtgtgaactTCACTGTgaattattaagtcaattgagcgaagggtatagaagttattaataaatatcccaacctgtccttaaactttaacctaagttccatagtccatcaggggccataatatgtgtaaagaataatatggagttatctaacctcatcatgtgatggccctgaacacctgtgtgaagtatttagtcaattgaatgaaggatatTGGACTTATAAGAGAAAACCCCAAAActtttaaccggacgccgatgccgacgctggggcgagtagtatagccctctttattctttaaatagtcgagctaaaaaactTTAGATTGAAGCATTTTTTCAATGCAATTTATAcatcataatataacatttctacacaaaaatacattgaaacatttCCGTACTGCCAATATTTGACACAAAGGTTATAAGAGTCTATATACAAGGAGTACCAGCTACAGTCACTAATAACTAAGCACACATGAATCATTTACATGCATTAATATATCATCGTATCTTCCTAGATTTTTAATTGTATCCATATTTATAAGGAAAATATGTAATGCACCTCTCAACATTATTAACAACAAAGCAACAAAAAACTTGGAATATAGGAAAGGGTTTAGAGCCCCACTAGATAATGCTTTATACTAAATTTTTAAGCTCAATACCTGATGGTTATGgggaaaatgtgtttttctttatcaCTAGCCTTGCCCCCGGCcggccatgtttttttatgaaccaACATAGCTTGAATGAATTTGATAAATGATGACCTAAGAAACATTTCTGtgcaattaattttaaatcttGCAGGTGGTTCTGcgaaaaatattatcaaagttttttaaatattccaataCTAAGTCTCATGGTGAAAACTAGCCTCGCAATCTGTTACTTATGCTTTTGTCTTTAGtttcgccccccccccccagccaggaattcctctcattgtgctttactatTGTACAAAGTTGAATTAAATTTCATCTATTAGTTTGCAAGTTATTTTACAAACGaggaaaagtaacaaagggcaataactctgtgataattactgtttaatgaaaataaaaattaacttcTTTAAAGAATATAAGCTACTGAAAAAAATGATCTTGATCAAAAGAGTCCTTTGCTTTACAACATAGGCTTAAGCATTACAATTAaagagtttcaagtggaggtttccGTTAGGGATGTGCTACCTTAAAATACACGATAGGATTATGGTGCTTGTGCAACTGCATCCCATCAGTAGTTCtgaagttatgctccggacaagaaaaagtaacaaagggcattaactctgtaataagccaTAATAAAGTTATAGTTCTTGTACTCTGCACTTCCTTTCGTTGTGCTTAACCATTTAATTGAATTCCATCAATTTGTGTTCAAGCTCCATATAGGAAAAGAAACAAGGGCAATAActgtaataaattaaaatatagttatggttcttgtacactgcaatCCTCTCAAAACGTTCTATCTTCTatgaattttaattaagttCCATCCAGTTGTTTTCAAGTAATCATCCGGACTAGGAAAAAAGCAACGGACCGACccccgaccacagggtgactccaatatacccagttcaaacttcgtttgtcagggtataacaaacatgaagcGGAACAACACACAAGCTATtgcatttacatatttatcagAATTACATAGTAGTAAAACAGTATTCTGAAGATAAGAGTTTATTTTCAAGATGTAAAAAGTGTAATTAAATAGTTAGtttaatattgtctttgaatgtCATAAGTCTTATATCACGGCTTTTCAGACAGTCACGGTTTATCCATGAcgaaaaacaaaagttgacaaaatgatcattctgtgagagtgcagcttgtatgagaatatatatgtaaagacTCACATCAAGATTCGTGTTATATACATCAacatacaataaacaatttgcgaaaaaatcgcaaaaaaatgattatattaatcACAGAAATATAGAAAATTATCACAGATAAATTAATCCAACAGGATCATGAATTATTCAAACAATGTTAACTTATGGCTGGAATAAAGAACAGACAGAGAAATCATTATTAGTCATTACCGATAACACTTAAATTACATCAAACTGAAATCACATCATAGCACACAGCTCCGACATCAGTCAGacatgaatttcaaaaaaaataaaccaaaaacaGCGATATCTATAACAGTTTACAAAATGATTAATATGTAAAAAGTAATTACGGAATGGATAATTGAACATTGCTTAACAAAACATAGCACGAGTATTGTATATCAGAACGTAGTTTACAAATCATGGCAACATGTAATATATCATAGTTCAGATCCTTCTACCAGTAAAGTTTTTCCTGGAACAACCCatatcaataaaatgatattgtttgtgCAATACgattacatttttcatgcattAACAGACTATTTGCTCACCCAAAACTTAAAAGGAAAGCCAAGGGGGATCTTCCACTGCTATCTTGATATGCTGAAATCgaaataattgaattataaattTAGTGTCTATTGGAGTCCCAAAACTGTTAAGCCAATGAACATTATTGTAAATcagtacatttatattatagGAGTACAAGGTCTTCATATAATAAACACAGCTAACATTCTGTATGCACATATACTTTCAATAACAATGGTATCTTATCATAGATTCATGTCCTCCGTTCTATATTCTTGAATAATTATATGGGAAGTTTCTTGAATGTATGGGTACTTTTAAACCAGCATGTGCCCTGACTTTACAGAAACAGCACTACAAGCAGATGAGCATGTTTGTTTTTCCCAGTCAAGCAAAGCAAATGTATTAGTCAGATGCACAGTGTCTTgtcattcataaatatattgttatatataacatgtgtaccaagtttggttttaatatttctaacGATTTTCAAGTTATTGAAATTTAGGTCTTTTGCAATATGACTTAACTATGACACTGCTGCCACTAATGGTCACCAAGGTAGCTGCTATTAGAATACAATGGCTCGAACAGCTAAATATTACTCACTTTACTGCAGTCTTGTGTACCACCTTGCTGTAGTGGGTTGGTTTGTTCCTCGTCATCATGGTTTTCTTGACATCGTCTATATATCCAGCAGCACAGAAAAAAAGaattcaaaaccttttcatCAAGTGTCCAATTTCATTTGTTAGTGACcaaatgtttaaaagcaaaGTAAATACAGAAGAATGTCcagtttaattaaatatttagcaatttACTTCAGCTTGATCGCAGTACCATCTTTCTGGctaacatatatttgaatagtCCCCTACCTCAAACAATACTTATTTCCCTAATTAACTACTACTCCCCATATGCAAGAATGAACTCTGGTTTCTGGTTCACATTCTCATAATGTATCTACAAAACTGACGCAAATGATATGTTCAAACATTAGGCAACATACGAGACACAATGATTATACACAAATGTGTGGAACATAAAACGCCACCACCAATTGTCACCCACTGAAGAACGTTGTGTCTGTTAGCATATGTATTTATGCCTAATCCCAGGAACCAGTGTCTGTTATGGTCTTCAGAAAATGCCAGAAGCATGAACTGAGTAAGGTGACGGTCATGCATCATGCCTTATTTATTAAGAAAGATCTACTAGTCAAAGTTCAACTCTTTTGGACGAATTGTCACAAAATATTTTCGAAATCTGGAAgtatgaacatttgaaatattttgacttCTGGCAAGAGAAAATATAAAGTAAAGGACCACAAAATATTTCTGAGATCTGGAAGTCTCAGATGGAATAAATGATGGttttattcttaaatgaaaGAAAGTTGCTCAAATTATTTCCTTAATCTCACTTGGTAATGAAGTGAAATGGAAATGGTGCGTTATAATAGCAAGCTTAAAAgcatattcatatatatgtgAGAAGCCAAGTACCTGCTACGCAACTTTTGAAGAACCTCATTGGTTCTTTCCCGACAGCAAAAGGCAATGATGATGAGAACAAGAAGTATTGCAACTGCATATATTACGCCACAGGCTGCTCCCACAATATTACCAACACTGCCATCCTCTACTTCATCTGAATTAAATCAAAGATATACTTATTATTGTATCCAGTacaatgaaagtaaatataattggttttaaagctgcatttcAAAGATtgatcaaattgatattttttattatataatttttttggAATCAGGCACTTTTTATCGTAAATGACTGGAAACCAATAAAATAGGCTGACTAGATTTTAGATTGCAGATTGTCATTTTTGTGTtcgaaaatttattttttatgagttaaagcattactaacgatataagaaaattgaaatattcagctgtTTTCGAACAAATgcgatctgttttattgtgagttgTCTTATATGACAGAATTGAAACCATTGGTGCCAAttaagctgattctgagacaaaaataataaataccaaaaCTGGTGTACTCCTATTATGGAATATCTTTATTAAACAAATGGTTGAATATTTTCTTAAGTAAAATGTGCTGTACTTCTGACAACATCTTTAAAGGAACAACTTCCAGATCATCAACCAATACGTCTTGTTGCTGTGTTTTTGTTAAAGCATGGTCAGTAATATTTCATTATCCTTCTAAAACTGTTCTAGGGTACTCTTTCCAGATTTTTCAAATGAGTTTATAATGGCCTAATCTAACCATCTTTGATATGATATCAATGGAGATGAATATCGAGAGACGAAAATAGCagtcatttttgtttgaaacaaaatcattgaatgtGAAGCtaaaactgtttgaaatcatttttgagTATTCTCGCCAGCAAAACCTAGTTGCAAGTTCAAGCAGCTTAAAGTTTAGAACAAGAGCGCTGCAGAGCGAACCCTTAACGCTTGTCTGTTACTGAATCAAACCAGGggaattaattaaacattatcaaagCCGAAGTTATGGACCTTAATATACGTGTGTGTTTATTATAGACTCAGCCTACGGCAATATTTGTACAAagtctttattattatttttgagttatggccataGTTAAAATTCAGCCGgatgaacatacatgtatgaggACAAAGCCATCAAGGGTCTGACACAACGTAAACCCTTTTTGAAGAACAAGCAAACTTAAACGATCCTAATGTAAATACATATATCTATaacaacaagagatgtttgtcaaacattatgcccccccttgagcgccatgttgtcaggattatatggacaattgaatgaaatatgcatggatcgaaatgacagctgatttgtcactgacattggatggcgttgaggcagttttaagattatgaccattcaaagtgtgaggatagagtgtgttatgaccatgacctttgactatATGGCCTctaaatccataggagtcatcagctggtcaccaaaaatctaaatgtcaaatTTGAAGGCCATGGCATGATGGGTGAAGgtattgacaagttatcacacagacaagctcttttcattcaaggtcacttgatccttgacctttggcccgatgacccctaaaatcataagggtcatctacaggtcagacacaactccaagtcaagtttgagggccaagggtgcaggcattgtcaagttatcactcgatCAGTTTCGCATTTAAgttcactgtgaacttgaccacccaatgactcctaaaatcaataagggtcatcaactggtcaggcccaacttttatgtcaagtttgatgatcataagttcaggcattgttgagatatcactgggaaaAGATTAAGGTTAacctttttgcattaaaggttactgtgaccttgaccttggcccaagACATcgaaagtcaagaggggtcatctactggtcaggcccaaccttcatgttatgtttgatgaccatatgtccaggaattgtcatgtttgctttcaaggtcactgtgaccttgacctttgaccataaaTTCAACaagggtcatcttctggtcaggcccaacctccaagtcaagtttgagggccatgggtgcaggcattgttgagttatcactcggaaaaccttttatcattcaaggtcactgtgaccttttacctttagcccaatgacccctaaaatcaataggggccatctactggtcaggcccaaccttcaagtcaagtttgagggccatggattcAGGCATTGACGAGGTATCActcggtgaccttgacctttggcccgatgatcccccaaaacaataggggtcatccattggtcaggccaaacctccaagtcaagtttgagggccatggctgccggcattgttgagtcatgacttggacaaccttttatcattcaaggtcactgtgaccttgacctttggcccaatgacccctaaaatcaataggggccatctactggtcaggcccaacctccaagtcaagtttgagggccataggtgcaggcattgtcgagttatcactctgacaagcttttaccattcaaggtcaccgtgacattgacctttggcccgatgacccccaaaaacaataggggtcatctattggtgaggtccaacctccaagtcaagtttgagggccatgggtgcaggcattgtcgagttatcacacagacaacctttaaccattcaaggtcactgtgaccttgacctttggcccgatgaccccccaaaacaataggggtcatctactggtcaggcccaactttgATAtcatgtttgatgaccataggtctaggcattgttgtgttatcactcggacaggctttaaaattatttttccatcaaaaggtcactgtgaccttgacctttgaccatgtGAGCCCTAATATCAatgaggtcatctactggtcaggcccaaccttcatgtcaagtttcctgaccatatgtccaggacttgttgagttatcactgggacaagctttggtctacgaCGGACCAACCGAcggaccgacatgtgcaaagcaatatacccctcttcttcgaaagggggcataataaatcaCCTTTTGGAATGCAGACAGTGTCCACAGTTTCGGTACATGGAGTTTTCTGCACCCACCCCTCCTGACAAAGTGAACAGTTCTGGCATGGCATCACCTCAGAACTGATGTTGGAGAAGGTCTTCCTGTTAACACATCTCTCGCATGTTGTATCTTTGT
Proteins encoded in this region:
- the LOC128231894 gene encoding tumor necrosis factor receptor superfamily member 5-like yields the protein MPGYGVKKLANSHKDTTCERCVNRKTFSNISSEVMPCQNCSLCQEGWVQKTPCTETVDTVCIPKDEVEDGSVGNIVGAACGVIYAVAILLVLIIIAFCCRERTNEVLQKLRSRRCQENHDDEEQTNPLQQGGTQDCSKHIKIAVEDPPWLSF